The Anaerolineales bacterium genome includes the window CAGGAGAGGGGGAAGGGGCCAGGGGATAGGGGTGAGGATGGAAAAGAGCAGGATTTCATTTCAATATTACTGAGGCTGAGCAGATACAATAAATTATAATAAAAAACTCCGCGTCCTCTGTGTCCCCCGGCCCGCCGGGGGCGGGCTCTGCGGTGAAAAAGGTTTCCGGGAGGCCCCGATGAAAGTGATCGTGGATTTTACAATCGTCCCGCTCGGCGCGGGCGTTTCGCTCTCGCCGTACGTCGCCGCCTGCGAGCAGATCCTGCGCGGCGCCGGAGTGAAGGTCCAGCTGCACGCCAACGGCACCAACCTCGAGGGGGAGTGGGACGAAGTGCTTGCGGCGGTCAAACGCTGCCACGAGGAGGTGCACCGGATGGGCGCCCCGCGCATCTTCAGCGCGCTGAAGTTCAACACCCGCACCGACCGCGGGCAGACGATGGAGGAGAAAATCGAAAGCGTGGAAAAACGGATGCGGACGGGGAGCGGATCGGATGCATAAGGGTTTTTGGTACGCGGTCCTCGCCTATTTCACCTGGGGGCTCTTTCCGATGTACTGGAAGGCCCTGCAGGGGATCCCCGCCCTGCAGCTTCTCGGCCACCGAATCGTATGGTCGTTCGTTTTCATGATGATCCTGCTCGCCGTGCTCGGTCAGGGGAGGGCGTTCAAGGCCGAGATTTCCTCGCCGCGGATCCTGCTGATTTACGGCGCGGCGGCGGTGTTCCTGGCGGTCAACTGGCTGATCTACGTCTGGGCGACCATCACCGGCAACATCGTCGAGACCAGTCTGGGGTATTTCATCAACCCGCTGCTTTCCATGCTGCTGGGGATGGCGTTTCTGCGCGAGCGGCTGCGGCCTTTCCAATGGATCCCGGTCGCCCTGGCCGCGGCCGGGATGCTCTACCTGACCTTCGCCTACGGGTATTTCCCCTGGATCGCCTTGGTCCTGGCTTGCTCGTTCGGAATTTACGGCTTCCTGCAGAAGGTGGCCCCGTTGAGTGCACTGCACAGCATTGCGCTGGAAACGACGCTCCTGCTGCTGCCGGCGCTCGCCTACCTGCTGGCCATGGAGCTATCCGGCACCGGGGCTTTCCTCCATTCCGGCCCGGCGATCAACCTGCTGCTGATCGGTGCGGGTGCGGTCACCGCGGTCC containing:
- a CDS encoding MTH1187 family thiamine-binding protein translates to MKVIVDFTIVPLGAGVSLSPYVAACEQILRGAGVKVQLHANGTNLEGEWDEVLAAVKRCHEEVHRMGAPRIFSALKFNTRTDRGQTMEEKIESVEKRMRTGSGSDA
- the rarD gene encoding EamA family transporter RarD yields the protein MHKGFWYAVLAYFTWGLFPMYWKALQGIPALQLLGHRIVWSFVFMMILLAVLGQGRAFKAEISSPRILLIYGAAAVFLAVNWLIYVWATITGNIVETSLGYFINPLLSMLLGMAFLRERLRPFQWIPVALAAAGMLYLTFAYGYFPWIALVLACSFGIYGFLQKVAPLSALHSIALETTLLLLPALAYLLAMELSGTGAFLHSGPAINLLLIGAGAVTAVPLLLFAAATQRITLFLVGVLQYIAPSMYFLLGVLLYDEPLTPERLTGFVIIWLALILFAVEGYWNHRKNAANQEPRIMPV